A region of Paenibacillus sp. JNUCC-31 DNA encodes the following proteins:
- a CDS encoding glycoside hydrolase family 68 protein — MNFQKIVRRATAVTFATALLASGGVSAFAKESSDYKESYGFSHITRTDALKIPAEQIKEQFKVPQFDASTIQNLPSAKGYDEKGNVIDMDVWDTWPLQNADGTVADYHGYQIVFGLAGDPDRGSDTFIYMFYKKAGDTSIDAWKNAGRVFKNTDKDVPNDPILNHQEEEWSGSSTLTTDGHIRLFYTNRHGWDPANGFYGKQTLTTAQINVSELTEDTLKVEGVEDFKSIFDGDGKMYQTVEQAFSGGDYSDNHTLRDPHYVEDKGHKYLVFEANTGTETGYQGDDAFNNRAFYEGSKKFFQAEREKLLQSPNKKLASLANGALGIIELNDDYTLKQVMKPLIASNTVTDEIERANIFKLNGKWYLFTDTRGAKMVVDGVDAEDIYMLGYVSGSLTGPYKPLNGTGLVLHQDLDPKDVTWTYAHFAIPQVQGNNVVITSYMTNRGMFEDHHSTFAPSFLVNIKGSKTSVVKDSILAQGQLTVE, encoded by the coding sequence ATGAATTTCCAGAAGATTGTGAGAAGAGCGACAGCAGTAACGTTTGCAACAGCACTATTGGCAAGTGGGGGAGTTTCGGCTTTTGCAAAAGAAAGTTCAGACTACAAAGAGAGTTATGGTTTCTCCCATATTACACGCACAGACGCCCTGAAAATCCCTGCGGAACAAATCAAAGAACAATTCAAAGTTCCTCAGTTTGACGCATCTACTATCCAAAATCTACCTTCCGCAAAAGGATATGATGAGAAGGGTAATGTCATCGACATGGATGTGTGGGATACCTGGCCACTGCAAAATGCAGATGGTACTGTAGCTGACTATCATGGTTATCAAATCGTTTTTGGTTTGGCGGGTGACCCGGATCGGGGATCAGACACATTCATCTATATGTTCTACAAAAAAGCAGGAGACACGTCCATTGATGCCTGGAAAAATGCAGGGAGAGTGTTCAAAAACACCGACAAGGACGTTCCGAACGACCCCATTCTGAACCACCAGGAAGAGGAATGGTCCGGCTCTTCTACGCTGACTACGGATGGCCATATTCGTCTCTTCTATACCAATCGTCATGGCTGGGACCCGGCCAACGGATTTTATGGCAAGCAAACCCTGACGACTGCTCAAATCAATGTCTCCGAACTTACAGAGGACACGCTCAAAGTGGAGGGTGTTGAAGATTTCAAGTCGATCTTTGATGGTGACGGCAAAATGTATCAAACCGTGGAGCAGGCTTTCAGCGGTGGGGATTATTCCGACAATCATACGCTGAGAGATCCTCATTACGTTGAAGATAAGGGTCACAAATACCTTGTTTTCGAAGCCAATACTGGAACAGAGACGGGCTACCAGGGCGATGATGCATTCAATAACAGAGCCTTCTACGAAGGAAGCAAGAAGTTCTTCCAGGCCGAGAGGGAGAAATTGCTGCAAAGCCCTAATAAAAAGTTAGCTTCCTTAGCCAATGGCGCTTTGGGGATCATTGAACTGAATGATGACTATACCTTAAAACAAGTGATGAAGCCGCTGATTGCATCCAATACGGTAACAGATGAAATTGAACGCGCAAATATCTTTAAATTGAATGGAAAATGGTATTTGTTCACGGATACAAGAGGAGCCAAAATGGTTGTGGATGGTGTTGATGCTGAAGATATCTACATGTTGGGATATGTATCTGGTTCTCTGACCGGACCTTATAAGCCATTGAATGGTACTGGACTTGTATTGCATCAAGATCTGGACCCTAAGGATGTTACCTGGACTTACGCACATTTTGCTATTCCGCAGGTTCAAGGCAACAACGTAGTGATCACTAGTTATATGACCAACCGAGGAATGTTTGAAGATCATCATTCTACCTTCGCACCAAGTTTCCTGGTGAATATCAAAGGATCCAAAACATCCGTAGTGAAGGACAGCATTCTGGCACAAGGACAATTGACAGTGGAATAA
- a CDS encoding PRD domain-containing protein, with product MKIKKILNNNAAVVNDHGEEKIVMGPGVVFQKGKNDIVDSSLVEKVFVMTDPKQYNHLQEILGTLPEEEIAVTQQIITFAEKALGVTFHEHIHIALADHLSFALERIGKGIEIRNTLLEEIRILYPREFQLGLHAKRLIYEKLQVVIPEDEVGYIAMHIHTAWKNAGMRHKAPEKTAMIRDIAEGVGQVAGVLDRRSANYERLLTQLENMLQTDESGRLRNELNPELVAMAKMNFTEAYTQAREIGEMIEEDYGYAFTESQLVVIAMEIIRIDHRLHPSSD from the coding sequence ATGAAGATCAAAAAAATACTTAACAATAACGCCGCTGTGGTTAACGATCATGGAGAAGAGAAAATTGTCATGGGGCCGGGTGTTGTTTTCCAAAAAGGAAAAAATGATATTGTAGACTCAAGCCTTGTTGAAAAAGTGTTTGTGATGACTGATCCGAAGCAGTACAACCACCTTCAGGAAATACTGGGGACCCTGCCCGAAGAAGAAATTGCAGTCACCCAGCAGATCATCACTTTCGCCGAGAAAGCACTTGGTGTTACGTTTCATGAGCACATCCATATCGCTCTTGCAGACCATCTCTCGTTTGCCTTGGAGCGGATTGGCAAGGGAATCGAAATTCGGAATACGCTGCTTGAGGAGATTCGTATCCTCTATCCAAGAGAGTTCCAGCTTGGGCTTCATGCCAAGCGTTTGATCTACGAGAAATTGCAGGTGGTCATCCCGGAAGATGAGGTGGGTTATATCGCCATGCATATCCATACGGCCTGGAAGAATGCGGGCATGCGCCATAAGGCTCCGGAAAAGACGGCCATGATCAGGGATATCGCGGAAGGTGTAGGACAAGTTGCCGGTGTACTGGATCGACGGTCTGCGAACTATGAGCGACTTTTGACCCAGCTTGAGAATATGCTGCAAACGGATGAATCAGGCAGACTTCGCAATGAACTGAATCCGGAGCTTGTAGCGATGGCAAAGATGAATTTTACCGAAGCATATACACAGGCCCGCGAGATCGGTGAAATGATTGAAGAGGATTATGGATATGCTTTTACCGAAAGCCAACTGGTTGTGATCGCCATGGAAATCATTCGGATAGATCATCGACTTCATCCATCCTCAGATTGA
- a CDS encoding PTS transporter subunit EIIC: MPQDDRSVKTGRSSARALAMQLIEWSGGTDNIIESTHCTTRLRLRLQNTDLVEQERLDGMQEIQGVYIRAGQLQIILGPALVSKVNRQVNGMLQSTASSISKEDGPNGPLTSGLHEENHTDSCTLPSVSTASRSSNDKGLHSRSLLHRLMDAFQFFSDIVVPIIPLFVGAGLLLGLLGLAGAFGWGDPGQMWFRILSLLTGSAFQLMAVLFGYNTAKRFGGTPALGAAVGIVMTHPGILPFTKIGGDPVFAQVLPMSPQFGYQGAIIPTVLATLMLTIVEKGLRRWIPSSGAVLLVPFLSFSIAGTLAVLVIEPLALGLGRSLGSILEHVFNYGSLYFGLLLGGVYSSIVITGLHHGIQAVEVGLISNPDIGFNFLLPIWSMANIAQAGAGLAVYARTRDKALRKIALPASITALFGITEPITYGVNLKLGRPFLGAAAGGATGGAYVAFHQVIASSFGLTGLPMIAFIVQPGLMNLVHYLIGFVLALATAFAVTLLLGVDRDVRPEADKLNEQA, encoded by the coding sequence ATGCCGCAAGATGACCGGAGTGTCAAAACGGGGCGTAGTTCCGCTAGGGCATTAGCCATGCAACTTATTGAATGGTCTGGTGGAACGGACAATATTATCGAAAGCACCCATTGCACGACACGACTCCGACTCCGATTGCAGAACACTGATCTGGTGGAACAAGAACGTCTTGACGGTATGCAGGAAATTCAAGGGGTGTACATTCGTGCTGGGCAATTGCAGATTATCCTTGGTCCCGCTCTTGTCTCAAAGGTTAATCGTCAGGTGAATGGCATGCTTCAGTCAACTGCTTCGTCCATATCCAAAGAAGACGGCCCGAATGGACCTCTCACATCAGGGCTACACGAAGAAAACCATACTGACTCCTGTACACTGCCGTCCGTGTCTACCGCTAGCAGGTCATCCAATGATAAGGGGCTTCATTCACGATCTCTGTTACACAGGTTGATGGACGCATTCCAATTTTTTTCTGATATCGTTGTACCCATTATTCCGCTCTTCGTCGGGGCTGGACTGCTGTTGGGTCTCTTGGGACTTGCGGGGGCATTCGGGTGGGGTGATCCAGGCCAAATGTGGTTCCGGATTCTGTCACTGCTGACGGGCTCAGCGTTCCAGCTGATGGCGGTTCTCTTCGGATACAACACGGCCAAGCGGTTCGGGGGAACCCCGGCGCTTGGTGCCGCTGTGGGGATTGTCATGACTCATCCGGGAATTCTTCCGTTCACCAAAATCGGTGGAGATCCGGTCTTTGCTCAAGTTTTGCCCATGTCACCGCAATTCGGGTATCAGGGAGCCATAATCCCAACCGTTCTTGCGACGCTAATGTTAACGATAGTTGAGAAAGGACTACGGCGATGGATACCGTCATCCGGAGCTGTTCTTCTCGTTCCCTTCTTAAGCTTTAGCATCGCGGGCACTCTTGCAGTACTGGTTATTGAACCCCTTGCTCTTGGTTTGGGCCGCTCGCTCGGAAGTATTCTGGAACACGTCTTCAACTATGGGAGCTTGTATTTTGGCCTTCTGCTTGGAGGGGTCTATAGCTCCATTGTGATCACCGGTCTTCATCACGGGATTCAGGCTGTCGAAGTTGGACTGATCTCCAATCCGGATATCGGCTTTAATTTCTTGCTTCCGATCTGGTCCATGGCGAATATCGCGCAAGCAGGAGCCGGTCTTGCGGTGTATGCCAGAACCCGGGACAAAGCATTAAGGAAAATAGCATTGCCTGCTTCGATCACCGCACTGTTCGGTATCACCGAGCCAATCACCTATGGTGTGAATCTTAAACTTGGGCGCCCCTTTCTGGGTGCCGCTGCCGGAGGAGCCACCGGAGGGGCATATGTCGCTTTTCATCAGGTTATCGCCAGTTCATTTGGGCTAACCGGATTGCCGATGATCGCTTTTATCGTACAGCCCGGGTTGATGAATCTTGTTCATTATCTGATAGGTTTTGTGCTTGCTCTGGCCACGGCTTTTGCCGTTACCTTGCTGCTCGGTGTGGATCGCGATGTTCGACCAGAAGCTGATAAACTTAACGAACAGGCATAG
- a CDS encoding dihydrofolate reductase family protein, with product MNRRIILDLAVTLDGYIEGKNGEVDWCIMDPDMEFNTFLNQIDTILYGRKSYDLWGEFTPDSENTDAEKEFWDTVHTKEKYVFSKTKKETDNKAIYINDNITEEVIKLKNKPGKDIWLYGGANLITTFINLGLVDEFRLSIHPVILGEGKPLFIDVKQRINLKTVHTRTFTSGVVQVIYQLDRK from the coding sequence ATGAACCGAAGAATAATTTTAGATTTAGCGGTTACTTTAGATGGCTATATTGAAGGGAAGAATGGGGAAGTTGATTGGTGCATCATGGATCCTGATATGGAGTTTAATACGTTTCTGAATCAAATTGATACTATTTTGTACGGAAGAAAAAGCTATGATTTATGGGGAGAATTTACACCGGATAGTGAAAATACTGATGCTGAGAAAGAGTTTTGGGATACGGTTCACACGAAAGAGAAATATGTGTTTTCCAAGACTAAAAAAGAGACTGATAATAAAGCGATCTACATTAATGACAATATTACTGAAGAAGTAATTAAATTAAAGAATAAGCCGGGTAAAGATATTTGGTTATATGGTGGAGCAAATCTTATTACTACTTTTATTAATTTAGGGCTAGTTGATGAATTCAGATTATCCATTCACCCTGTTATCTTGGGAGAAGGGAAGCCGTTATTTATTGATGTGAAACAGAGAATAAATTTGAAAACGGTTCATACAAGAACGTTTACTTCCGGTGTTGTTCAAGTAATCTACCAGCTGGATAGAAAATGA
- a CDS encoding DUF5662 family protein, with protein sequence MLKAYWNYFLYILNHKLNVLIECWKEGLYIQGIIHDWSKFLPAEFFPYAKKFYSGIPLTLEDELKWKYAWLRHQHKNKHHWEYWVINPNTKEALPMPKKYVIEMVCDWRSFSRKWGKRVKDTTLNLTESIVVHPETKRELDLLTSNQSTKAL encoded by the coding sequence ATGCTAAAAGCTTACTGGAATTATTTCTTGTATATCCTTAATCATAAACTGAATGTACTGATTGAATGTTGGAAAGAAGGCCTCTATATTCAGGGGATTATTCATGATTGGTCGAAATTTTTACCGGCTGAATTCTTTCCATACGCTAAAAAGTTTTACTCTGGAATACCGTTAACCTTAGAAGACGAGTTGAAATGGAAATACGCATGGCTTCGTCATCAGCATAAAAATAAGCACCATTGGGAGTACTGGGTTATTAACCCCAATACAAAAGAGGCGTTACCCATGCCTAAGAAGTATGTCATCGAAATGGTATGTGATTGGCGCTCTTTTTCAAGAAAATGGGGGAAAAGAGTAAAAGATACTACTCTAAACCTAACGGAGAGCATAGTGGTTCATCCTGAAACGAAAAGAGAGCTTGACCTTCTAACGTCCAACCAAAGCACAAAGGCCCTTTAG
- a CDS encoding RNA polymerase sigma factor gives MADVEQIYEQYFQEVYLFALSLSRNQQIAEEITQETFVKAVKNIDQFKGNCKISVWLCQIAKNTYFTYMDKQKRFEPGPPPDTRSGTSLTMEQQLIDKTEALRIHKLLHNLKEPYKEVFTLRVFGELSFDHISQIFGRTESWARVTFHRARNIIQDLLLEEKP, from the coding sequence GTGGCCGATGTGGAACAAATCTACGAACAATATTTTCAGGAGGTATATTTATTTGCGTTGTCTTTAAGCAGAAATCAGCAGATTGCAGAAGAAATCACTCAAGAAACGTTTGTAAAAGCCGTGAAGAATATCGACCAGTTCAAAGGCAACTGTAAAATCAGCGTTTGGCTATGTCAAATCGCCAAAAATACTTATTTCACATACATGGACAAACAAAAACGTTTCGAACCGGGGCCCCCGCCTGACACCAGATCTGGCACCAGCCTCACGATGGAACAACAGCTGATCGACAAAACCGAAGCTTTGCGCATCCATAAGCTACTGCACAACCTTAAGGAGCCTTACAAGGAAGTGTTTACGCTGCGGGTTTTTGGCGAGCTGTCTTTTGACCATATCAGCCAGATCTTCGGAAGAACGGAAAGCTGGGCCAGAGTGACCTTTCACCGTGCAAGGAACATTATTCAAGACTTACTACTGGAGGAAAAGCCATGA
- a CDS encoding zf-HC2 domain-containing protein produces MNKLSCEVVRDLLPLYYDEVCSANTKEVVEAHLATCEACKAALHKLQLSSSLPFELIAKNKLESTGLANFKAYWRRSKKASFLKGLLLATAVSGALYLGYVGLFQWNINEVPASVIEVTQVSRLRDGKIAYHVKMTDGYRVNQVNYTLEDDGNFYMTPVRPVIKSKKFAEISLANIYNFVDLNQLNANRKNPEITIKAIYYGPKDNATLLWKEGMELPSASEEVEAQYANWD; encoded by the coding sequence ATGAACAAACTATCCTGCGAGGTCGTTCGGGATTTGCTACCGCTGTATTACGATGAGGTATGCAGCGCTAACACCAAAGAAGTCGTTGAAGCTCACCTGGCTACCTGTGAAGCGTGTAAAGCAGCCTTGCACAAGCTTCAACTGAGCAGCAGCCTGCCTTTTGAGCTGATAGCGAAAAATAAATTGGAGAGCACGGGTCTGGCCAACTTCAAGGCGTATTGGCGGCGCTCAAAAAAAGCCTCGTTTCTAAAAGGCCTGCTGCTCGCGACAGCCGTGAGCGGAGCCTTATATCTCGGCTATGTCGGATTATTCCAATGGAATATTAACGAGGTTCCGGCCAGTGTCATTGAAGTCACGCAAGTCAGCCGGCTCCGAGACGGCAAAATCGCGTATCATGTGAAGATGACCGACGGTTACCGGGTGAATCAGGTGAATTACACATTGGAGGATGACGGGAATTTCTATATGACACCGGTTCGGCCTGTGATCAAATCCAAAAAATTTGCTGAGATCAGTCTTGCCAATATCTATAACTTCGTGGATCTCAATCAATTAAATGCCAACCGGAAGAACCCTGAAATCACCATTAAGGCCATTTATTACGGGCCCAAGGACAATGCGACGCTGCTCTGGAAGGAAGGCATGGAGCTGCCATCTGCAAGCGAGGAGGTTGAAGCACAATATGCGAATTGGGATTAG
- a CDS encoding NAD(P)H-dependent oxidoreductase has product MKTLVILAHPNMEVSRVNQRWKEELEQHSSGITIHEIYKAYPDWNIDVSREQKLLEAYDHIILQFPLYWYSYPPLLKKWFDDVFAYGWAYGSAGNKLHGKKLGLAMSIGDKKENYKRDGSVSFTVDEVVTPFKASINHVGAVALPYFAVFGASFQATDEEINQSGKEYISYICKYQHVAGNLSV; this is encoded by the coding sequence ATGAAAACACTTGTCATTTTGGCGCATCCAAATATGGAGGTTTCGAGAGTGAATCAGCGATGGAAAGAAGAACTGGAGCAACACTCGAGCGGTATTACCATCCATGAGATTTATAAAGCGTATCCGGATTGGAACATCGATGTGTCCAGAGAGCAGAAGTTGCTGGAAGCATATGATCATATCATCTTGCAGTTTCCGTTGTATTGGTACAGCTATCCGCCTTTGTTAAAAAAGTGGTTTGATGATGTTTTTGCTTACGGATGGGCGTACGGATCAGCAGGTAACAAACTGCATGGGAAAAAGCTGGGCTTGGCCATGTCCATTGGTGATAAAAAGGAAAATTACAAACGGGATGGTTCAGTGTCCTTTACTGTAGATGAGGTAGTCACGCCATTCAAAGCCAGCATCAATCATGTTGGCGCCGTAGCGTTACCGTATTTTGCGGTCTTTGGTGCCTCATTTCAAGCCACTGATGAAGAAATTAACCAAAGTGGCAAAGAATATATCAGCTATATCTGTAAGTATCAGCATGTAGCCGGAAACCTGTCGGTTTGA
- a CDS encoding winged helix-turn-helix transcriptional regulator, protein MKQYNLGIEATLEIIGGKWKALIICLLMSGVKRTGELERSIDGISQKVLIQQLRELERDGLVRRHVYQQMPPKVEYSLTEYGVTANKIVDVMCAWGRENIALRQQQGEEIILSENKEPAF, encoded by the coding sequence ATGAAACAATATAATCTGGGGATCGAAGCGACCCTCGAAATCATCGGCGGCAAATGGAAGGCGCTAATCATCTGTTTGCTAATGTCCGGCGTGAAAAGGACAGGCGAATTAGAGCGAAGTATTGACGGAATTTCTCAAAAGGTACTGATCCAGCAATTACGCGAGCTTGAAAGGGACGGCCTTGTCAGAAGACATGTCTACCAGCAAATGCCGCCCAAAGTCGAATACAGCCTTACGGAGTATGGCGTTACCGCCAATAAGATTGTCGATGTGATGTGTGCATGGGGAAGGGAAAATATAGCATTAAGGCAACAACAAGGAGAAGAAATTATATTATCAGAAAATAAAGAGCCTGCTTTTTGA
- a CDS encoding SDR family NAD(P)-dependent oxidoreductase, with amino-acid sequence MKNYLVFGASKGLGDAFVRGVPEHGDKVWVISRTKPDNLKLNDGVERIWIQADLSDLHAAKLISDALQNEILDVLIYNVGIWEKEGFEDHYTFDNDTPADISNLIHVNITSAIVCIQALLPHLRQSTAGKIVLIGSTAGLSNANNTQVSFVASKFAIRGITEALREHTRNDGIAVTCINPGELAAEIPFKDGIDRALSEYNGTRIPLQDIVSIVKCIVNLSKAACVKEINIPAITDLNA; translated from the coding sequence TTGAAGAACTATCTTGTATTCGGTGCCAGCAAAGGATTAGGAGATGCATTTGTCAGAGGTGTGCCTGAGCATGGCGATAAAGTCTGGGTAATATCTCGCACGAAACCTGATAACTTGAAGCTGAACGATGGCGTAGAACGAATATGGATACAGGCAGATTTGTCCGATCTCCATGCAGCCAAACTGATCAGCGATGCGCTTCAGAACGAAATACTGGATGTTCTCATTTACAATGTGGGCATTTGGGAAAAGGAGGGGTTCGAGGACCACTATACGTTCGATAACGATACCCCCGCCGACATCAGTAATCTGATTCATGTGAATATAACATCCGCTATTGTATGCATTCAGGCATTATTACCCCACCTCAGACAATCGACAGCTGGCAAAATCGTTCTGATCGGCTCGACTGCGGGTCTGAGCAATGCGAACAATACCCAGGTTTCCTTTGTGGCCTCCAAATTTGCCATTCGAGGGATTACAGAGGCCTTGAGAGAACATACAAGAAACGATGGAATTGCGGTTACGTGTATAAACCCGGGAGAGCTTGCAGCCGAAATTCCGTTTAAAGATGGCATTGACCGCGCTCTTTCCGAATATAATGGTACACGCATCCCTCTACAGGATATCGTTTCTATCGTAAAATGCATCGTCAATCTGTCCAAAGCAGCCTGTGTAAAAGAAATTAACATTCCGGCCATAACGGATTTGAACGCTTAA